One Streptomyces lincolnensis genomic region harbors:
- the solA gene encoding N-methyl-L-tryptophan oxidase, whose amino-acid sequence MSVPKRVAVIGAGSMGSQVMWRLAARGAEVIGYDRYAPGHDRGAAGGETRIFRAVHLGEPRYIPLLGLADRMWDRLQDETGFSLRRRSGCLVMGETASPSMGLLLAAGSNHQLEHEVLDREELARRYPQHRLPDGHTAVLDRMGAVIRPEATVQAAATRAEQLGARLHRYTPVRKIEPAAGGGVHIVTDQGTDHVDTAVVTVGPWINTLLPDLPRSVDVRRLISSWHIPTRHDWFAGGAPAFVRSTPHDCYGLPSPDGISVKLGLSFQLGHHVARHLPVPDPERLDRTVRPEELATLREFIAELMPDLNPDPIRMSAYMEGYTDSGNPLVGHLPGEDDIIVMAGFSGSGFKLSPAMGEIAADLALDGTTDHPIDFLAPAGAGAA is encoded by the coding sequence ATGAGCGTTCCGAAGCGCGTCGCCGTGATCGGTGCCGGCAGCATGGGCAGCCAGGTCATGTGGCGACTGGCCGCCCGCGGAGCCGAGGTCATCGGCTACGACCGGTATGCGCCGGGGCACGACCGCGGCGCGGCCGGAGGTGAGACCCGCATCTTCCGCGCCGTGCACCTCGGTGAACCCCGCTACATTCCGCTGCTGGGGCTCGCCGACCGGATGTGGGACCGCCTCCAGGACGAGACCGGATTCTCGCTGCGACGCCGCAGCGGATGCCTGGTGATGGGAGAGACCGCATCGCCCTCCATGGGCCTCCTGCTCGCCGCCGGCTCCAACCACCAGCTGGAGCACGAGGTACTGGACCGGGAGGAACTCGCCCGCCGCTACCCGCAGCACCGCCTCCCGGACGGACACACCGCCGTCCTGGACCGGATGGGCGCCGTCATCAGGCCCGAGGCGACGGTCCAGGCCGCCGCCACCCGTGCCGAGCAACTGGGCGCCCGACTGCACCGCTACACCCCGGTGCGGAAGATCGAGCCCGCGGCGGGCGGCGGCGTACACATCGTCACCGACCAGGGCACGGACCACGTCGACACCGCGGTGGTGACCGTGGGCCCCTGGATCAACACCCTGCTCCCGGACCTTCCCCGAAGCGTCGACGTCCGCCGACTGATCAGCTCCTGGCACATCCCGACCCGCCACGACTGGTTCGCGGGCGGCGCCCCCGCCTTCGTACGCAGCACACCCCACGACTGCTACGGACTCCCGTCGCCCGACGGCATCTCCGTCAAGCTGGGCCTCTCCTTCCAGCTGGGCCACCACGTCGCGCGCCACCTGCCGGTACCCGACCCCGAACGGCTCGACCGGACGGTCCGCCCGGAAGAACTCGCCACCCTCCGCGAGTTCATCGCCGAGCTGATGCCCGACCTGAACCCCGACCCCATCAGGATGTCGGCCTACATGGAGGGCTACACCGACTCCGGCAACCCGCTCGTCGGCCATCTGCCCGGCGAGGACGACATCATCGTCATGGCCGGCTTCTCCGGCAGCGGCTTCAAACTGTCGCCCGCCATGGGTGAGATCGCCGCCGACCTCGCCCTGGACGGCACCACCGATCATCCCATCGACTTCCTGGCACCGGCCGGAGCCGGCGCCGCCTGA
- a CDS encoding response regulator transcription factor → MRVVIAEDAAVLRELLALMLTERGHDVCASVADAEALRAAVAEHRPDVTVVDIRMPPTHTDEGLRAAIDIRRTHPGTGVLLFSQYIETRYATRLLAAGSAGVGYLLKDRVADVAEFTDALQRVAAGGTALDPEVVTQLAAAGGRREGLDSLTVRERDVIALMAQGRSNAAIAETLVVSHGTVEKHVASIFTKLGLPASDDANRRVLAVLRYLHG, encoded by the coding sequence ATGCGTGTCGTGATCGCCGAGGACGCCGCCGTACTGCGGGAACTGCTGGCGCTGATGCTCACCGAACGCGGACACGACGTGTGCGCCTCGGTGGCGGACGCCGAAGCACTGCGCGCGGCCGTGGCCGAGCACCGGCCGGACGTGACGGTGGTCGACATCCGCATGCCGCCCACCCACACCGACGAGGGGCTGCGGGCCGCGATCGACATCCGCCGCACCCACCCGGGCACCGGGGTGCTGCTGTTCTCCCAGTACATCGAGACGCGGTACGCCACCCGGCTGCTGGCCGCCGGTTCGGCCGGCGTCGGCTATCTGCTCAAGGACCGGGTGGCCGACGTCGCCGAATTCACCGACGCACTGCAACGCGTCGCCGCCGGCGGCACGGCCCTCGACCCGGAAGTGGTCACCCAGCTGGCCGCCGCGGGCGGCCGGCGCGAGGGCCTCGATTCACTGACCGTACGGGAGCGTGATGTCATCGCCCTCATGGCGCAGGGCCGCTCGAACGCGGCCATCGCTGAGACCCTGGTCGTCTCCCACGGCACCGTGGAGAAGCACGTGGCGTCCATCTTCACCAAGCTCGGCCTGCCGGCCTCGGACGACGCCAATCGGCGGGTGCTGGCGGTGCTGCGGTATCTGCACGGCTGA
- a CDS encoding haloacid dehalogenase type II yields MPIPSFQFRPKYVSFDCYGTLIEWPMTPITRELVGDQIPAEDWDQFVREFRGYRYDQVRGAYYPYEQVLQDSFERVCRKWGVKAAPDAGKRLADGVRSWGPHADVPEPLKKMGEHYKLVILSNADDSCLAESVPRLGADFHAVFTAEQAGFYKPRYAAFEYMLDQLDASPEDFVHVASHTRYDLMPMHDMGFRNLVLLDRGYDPVTHGYDYVTVKSLDELNTMLGI; encoded by the coding sequence ATGCCCATCCCCTCGTTTCAGTTCCGGCCGAAGTACGTCTCCTTCGACTGCTACGGCACGTTGATCGAGTGGCCGATGACCCCCATCACGCGTGAACTGGTCGGCGACCAGATCCCCGCCGAGGACTGGGACCAGTTCGTCCGGGAATTCCGCGGCTACCGCTACGACCAGGTCCGCGGCGCGTACTACCCCTACGAGCAGGTGCTGCAGGACTCCTTCGAGCGGGTCTGCCGCAAGTGGGGTGTCAAGGCCGCCCCGGACGCGGGCAAGCGCCTCGCCGACGGTGTGCGCAGCTGGGGCCCGCACGCGGACGTGCCGGAGCCGCTGAAGAAGATGGGCGAGCACTACAAGCTGGTGATCCTCTCCAACGCCGACGACTCTTGCCTGGCGGAGAGCGTGCCCCGGCTGGGGGCGGACTTCCACGCGGTCTTCACCGCCGAGCAGGCCGGCTTCTACAAGCCCCGCTACGCGGCGTTCGAGTACATGCTCGACCAGCTCGACGCGTCCCCCGAGGACTTCGTGCACGTCGCCTCGCACACCCGCTACGACCTGATGCCGATGCACGACATGGGCTTCCGCAACCTGGTCCTGCTGGACCGCGGCTACGACCCGGTGACCCACGGCTACGACTACGTGACGGTGAAGTCCCTGGACGAGCTCAACACCATGCTCGGCATCTGA
- a CDS encoding ABC transporter permease translates to MMHLPPTRAGHLARALSATAILLFLAMPIVIILVTSFGADGIGTFPPKEYSTHWYEQMAAPGGNWATSIALSSLIAALTTVFSLILGATAATALARGRLPLHTAVYGLVLAPLLIPQVVIALGLFLFFEPAGLLGSPLAIALGHTVLAAPIAILIMISTLKAIDERLEDAAASMGASRMTIARRITFPLATPGLIAAAVFSFITSFDEFFIAQFMSTPDTRTLPVLVFNALQFDVDPTVTAVSAVLIALAILALALVTLVRKLSGHRSQQGGVLPVEPLT, encoded by the coding sequence ATGATGCACCTGCCCCCCACCCGGGCCGGACACCTCGCCCGCGCCCTGAGCGCCACCGCGATCCTGCTGTTCCTGGCCATGCCCATCGTCATCATCCTGGTCACCTCCTTCGGCGCGGACGGCATCGGCACCTTCCCGCCGAAGGAGTACAGCACCCACTGGTACGAGCAGATGGCCGCGCCCGGCGGCAACTGGGCCACCTCCATCGCCCTGTCCAGCCTCATCGCCGCCCTGACCACGGTGTTCTCCCTCATCCTGGGAGCCACGGCCGCCACCGCCCTGGCCCGCGGCCGGCTCCCGCTGCACACGGCCGTCTACGGACTGGTCCTGGCCCCGCTGCTCATCCCCCAAGTGGTCATCGCCCTCGGCCTGTTCCTGTTCTTCGAACCGGCCGGCCTGCTCGGCAGCCCCCTGGCCATCGCTCTTGGCCACACCGTGCTCGCCGCACCCATCGCCATCCTCATCATGATCTCCACCCTCAAGGCCATCGACGAACGCCTCGAAGACGCCGCCGCCAGCATGGGCGCCAGCCGGATGACCATCGCCCGCCGCATCACCTTCCCCCTGGCCACCCCCGGCCTGATCGCCGCCGCGGTGTTCTCCTTCATCACCAGCTTCGACGAGTTCTTCATCGCCCAGTTCATGTCCACCCCCGACACCCGCACCCTGCCGGTCCTGGTCTTCAACGCCCTCCAGTTCGACGTCGACCCCACCGTCACCGCCGTCAGTGCCGTCCTCATCGCCCTGGCCATCCTCGCCCTCGCCCTGGTGACCCTCGTCCGCAAACTCAGCGGCCACCGCAGCCAACAGGGTGGCGTCCTGCCCGTCGAACCCCTCACCTGA
- a CDS encoding NAD(P)/FAD-dependent oxidoreductase: MKTIPYWIETAGAFPDRSGKPLTEDTDLVVVGAGLTGLSTALHSARKGARVTLVEKGQIGSGASARNGGMANLGFTIGVQQAIRRYGLERAREIYNSYGEAVDTVERLVDEESIDCQFNRVGRLGVASRPAHFEGKKAQQRDLAKYFGHETTLVSKSELRSEIGSDAYHGGLLDPFSAALHVGRFVRGMAEACERAGVEIHERNAAIGVRRTAAGRFEVSTERGVIRAGQVMMATDAYTDKNFPWLRRQQVCLGSFIIVTEPLGEELARDIIPKARLIVDSNQVCHYFRLTPDNRLLFGGRARFAPSDPTSDKKSGAVLFREMCAIFPQLAGTKVEYVWGGSVGFAMDRIVHAGQADDGVYYSMGYAGHGVQMATHMGQVMAEVMDGHPEASPVRDIAPPRIPLYNGTAWFLPFAGAYYKTLDRIR, translated from the coding sequence ATGAAGACGATCCCGTACTGGATAGAAACCGCCGGGGCGTTTCCCGACCGATCCGGCAAGCCGCTGACCGAGGACACCGACCTGGTGGTCGTCGGCGCCGGCCTGACGGGTCTGTCCACCGCCCTGCACTCCGCCCGCAAGGGCGCCCGCGTCACCCTCGTCGAGAAGGGGCAGATCGGTTCCGGGGCCTCCGCGCGCAACGGCGGTATGGCCAACCTGGGCTTCACCATCGGCGTACAGCAGGCCATTCGCCGGTACGGACTGGAGCGGGCCCGCGAGATCTACAACTCCTACGGCGAGGCCGTGGACACCGTCGAGCGGCTCGTGGACGAGGAGTCCATCGACTGCCAGTTCAACCGCGTCGGACGCCTGGGCGTGGCCTCCCGCCCCGCCCACTTCGAAGGGAAGAAGGCCCAACAGCGCGACCTGGCCAAGTACTTCGGCCACGAGACCACACTGGTCAGCAAGTCCGAGCTGCGTTCCGAGATCGGCTCCGACGCCTACCACGGCGGTCTGCTCGACCCGTTCAGCGCCGCACTGCACGTCGGCCGCTTCGTGCGCGGCATGGCCGAGGCGTGCGAGCGCGCCGGTGTCGAGATCCACGAGCGCAACGCGGCCATCGGCGTTCGGCGTACCGCCGCCGGCCGGTTCGAGGTCAGCACCGAACGCGGTGTGATCCGCGCCGGGCAGGTCATGATGGCCACCGACGCCTACACCGACAAGAACTTCCCGTGGCTGCGCCGCCAGCAGGTCTGCCTGGGCAGCTTCATCATCGTGACCGAGCCGCTCGGCGAGGAACTCGCCCGGGACATCATCCCCAAGGCCCGCCTCATCGTGGACTCCAACCAGGTCTGTCACTACTTCCGGCTCACTCCGGACAACCGGCTGCTGTTCGGCGGCCGTGCCCGCTTCGCACCGTCCGATCCCACCTCGGACAAGAAGAGCGGAGCCGTCCTGTTCCGTGAGATGTGCGCGATCTTCCCCCAACTCGCCGGGACGAAGGTCGAGTACGTGTGGGGCGGCTCCGTCGGCTTCGCCATGGACCGCATCGTGCACGCCGGACAGGCCGATGACGGCGTGTACTACTCCATGGGATACGCGGGCCATGGCGTGCAGATGGCCACGCACATGGGGCAGGTCATGGCCGAGGTGATGGACGGCCACCCCGAGGCCAGTCCGGTCCGCGACATCGCCCCGCCCCGCATCCCCCTCTACAACGGCACCGCCTGGTTCCTGCCCTTCGCGGGCGCCTACTACAAGACGCTGGACCGCATCCGCTGA
- a CDS encoding ABC transporter ATP-binding protein, with product MPEQTKLLASALSPGPNALSGKSLSVTGLRKSYGGTTVVDGVDMEIAAGEFVTFLGASGSGKTTTLMMLAGFTEPDSGGISVDGRDITRLNPGKRDFGFVFQQYLLFPHMTVAENVAFPLQLRGVSKAEIRRRVGETLEAAGLSKFAGRKPRELSGGQQQRVALCRVLVYRPPIVLMDEPLGALDKKLRDQMQTEIKSIQRELGLTVIYVTHDQEEALVLSDRIAIMKDGRIEQFDTPRALFERPRTPFVADFLGAANFLTGKTEDGGADDCTRVRLDTGGVLTARSHPCVPGQSVRAAVRPGKLRLVGAGEGCCSGTVETAVYVGSLTRITVRLDGAAPGTQPLRIETAIVPPRPGERVCVTADPEDVSVFAATDGG from the coding sequence ATGCCTGAGCAGACCAAACTCCTCGCCTCGGCCCTGAGCCCCGGGCCCAACGCGCTGAGCGGCAAGTCGTTGTCGGTCACGGGACTGCGCAAGTCCTACGGCGGGACGACGGTGGTCGACGGTGTGGACATGGAGATCGCGGCGGGTGAGTTCGTCACCTTCCTCGGCGCGTCCGGTTCCGGCAAGACGACCACGCTGATGATGCTGGCCGGGTTCACCGAGCCCGACTCCGGCGGCATCAGCGTCGACGGCCGGGACATCACGCGCCTCAACCCCGGAAAGCGTGACTTCGGTTTCGTCTTCCAGCAGTACCTGCTCTTCCCCCACATGACCGTCGCCGAGAACGTCGCCTTCCCCCTGCAACTGCGCGGGGTGTCCAAGGCGGAGATCCGCCGCCGGGTGGGCGAGACCCTGGAGGCGGCCGGGCTGTCGAAGTTCGCCGGCCGCAAGCCGCGGGAGCTCTCCGGCGGCCAGCAGCAGCGGGTCGCGCTGTGCCGGGTGCTGGTCTACCGCCCGCCGATCGTGCTGATGGACGAACCGCTGGGCGCGCTGGACAAGAAGCTCCGCGACCAGATGCAGACCGAGATCAAGTCCATCCAGCGTGAACTGGGCCTGACCGTCATCTACGTCACCCACGACCAGGAAGAGGCGCTGGTCCTGTCGGACCGGATCGCCATCATGAAGGACGGGCGGATCGAGCAGTTCGACACCCCCCGCGCCCTGTTCGAACGCCCCCGCACCCCGTTCGTCGCCGACTTCCTGGGCGCCGCCAACTTCCTCACCGGCAAGACCGAGGACGGCGGCGCGGACGACTGCACCCGGGTGCGGCTGGACACCGGCGGCGTCCTCACGGCCCGCTCCCACCCGTGTGTGCCCGGGCAGAGCGTGCGGGCCGCGGTGCGGCCGGGCAAGCTGCGCCTGGTCGGTGCCGGGGAGGGCTGTTGTTCCGGCACGGTCGAGACGGCCGTCTACGTCGGTTCGCTGACCCGGATCACCGTCCGTCTGGACGGTGCCGCTCCGGGGACGCAGCCGCTGCGGATCGAGACCGCCATCGTCCCGCCCCGCCCGGGCGAGCGGGTGTGTGTCACCGCCGATCCCGAGGACGTCAGCGTCTTCGCCGCGACGGACGGGGGGTGA
- a CDS encoding ABC transporter permease gives MAGTALAPGKVRVKKTSAMRGHRSRLALVNAVPVTVFLLVLFVYPIIGVLSLSLKGDSGGFTLHWYADALSGVNLSVLLSTLRISAETAVLSLLVGFVLAHAIARMRPVFAALAMLIVVVPHFISALVRTYGWIIMLGEHGLINSLATSVHAPGAPYSLLYNETGVVIGTTSVMLPYTVLVLQGVMRGVDGRLLAAAAGFGASRLTIFRRIYLPLVAPGIGTAGLLSFILCLGYYITPALMGGDKQTVVAALIDQQVMKQDQWNSAAAFGVILLLLTFAGLGVLGLAKLRRTKAHARRSSS, from the coding sequence GTGGCCGGCACCGCTCTCGCACCCGGCAAGGTGCGCGTGAAGAAGACGTCCGCGATGCGCGGGCACCGCTCCCGCCTCGCCCTGGTCAACGCCGTCCCCGTCACGGTGTTCCTGCTCGTGCTGTTCGTCTACCCGATCATCGGGGTGCTCTCGCTGAGCCTGAAGGGCGACAGCGGCGGCTTCACCCTGCACTGGTACGCCGACGCCCTCAGCGGCGTGAACCTGTCCGTGCTGCTCTCCACCCTGCGGATCTCCGCCGAGACCGCGGTGCTGAGCCTGCTGGTGGGTTTCGTCCTGGCGCACGCCATCGCCCGTATGCGGCCCGTCTTCGCCGCGCTGGCCATGCTGATCGTGGTGGTGCCGCACTTCATCAGTGCCCTGGTGCGCACCTACGGCTGGATCATCATGCTCGGTGAACACGGCCTCATCAACAGCCTGGCCACCTCCGTGCACGCCCCCGGCGCCCCCTACTCCCTGCTCTACAACGAGACCGGCGTGGTCATCGGCACCACCTCGGTGATGCTCCCCTACACGGTTCTGGTGTTGCAGGGCGTGATGCGCGGCGTCGACGGCCGGCTGCTGGCCGCGGCCGCCGGGTTCGGCGCGAGCCGGCTGACCATCTTCCGCCGCATCTACCTGCCGCTGGTGGCACCCGGGATCGGCACCGCGGGCCTGCTCAGCTTCATCCTCTGCCTGGGCTACTACATCACCCCCGCCCTGATGGGCGGCGACAAACAGACCGTCGTCGCGGCCCTGATCGACCAGCAGGTGATGAAGCAGGACCAGTGGAACTCCGCCGCCGCCTTCGGCGTCATCCTGCTCCTGCTCACCTTCGCCGGCCTGGGCGTGCTCGGCCTGGCCAAGCTCCGCCGCACCAAGGCGCACGCACGAAGGAGCAGCTCATGA
- a CDS encoding PucR family transcriptional regulator, whose amino-acid sequence MPPRPPATGHFPTITEVLRLPVLAEGMPRVLAGESQLDSAVRWVHVTELLNPADFLEGGELVLTTGMPYPEDASELRGYVDQLADVGAAGLIVELGYRYRKVPDELVAACRARGVPLVELARGVRFIDVTQTVHALILDAQGALLRRGREIQDIFTALTLRGADPEELVRTTAELTGAPVVLEDLTHRVLMCELLGRPYEPVVSAWSRRSRAAPTPERITPSGPEGWLIAPVQDHHGLWGRLVLLEGRLNPEPDPEHVLVLEHAAVALTMARLAGPAWWERRAHRSVLRDLYQRRFRSPADARARAEALGLPALGHRLFALVIRHTYTGTESEHLDERIAKALAQTGVRALVGETAPGRIGVLLALAQASAWQPVAERIGRLSREELGPEAVVAVGPGVTDLAGIARSWQEAEQTAEAITPVSPERWFYVPADVRLPELLGVLREDTRLQRYAERQLTRLIEHDDRNNGDLLPALRAYLAAAGNKSVAAKRAGMSRQAYYQRLHTIERLLGCDLESGLQRTSLHVAVLVLDATEADVPGA is encoded by the coding sequence ATGCCGCCCAGACCTCCCGCAACCGGGCACTTCCCCACCATCACGGAGGTACTGCGCCTGCCCGTGCTCGCCGAAGGAATGCCGCGCGTGCTGGCCGGTGAGTCACAGCTGGACAGCGCGGTGCGCTGGGTGCATGTCACGGAGCTGCTCAATCCCGCCGATTTCCTGGAGGGCGGCGAGCTGGTGCTGACGACCGGCATGCCGTATCCCGAGGACGCCTCCGAGCTGCGCGGCTACGTCGACCAGCTCGCCGACGTCGGTGCGGCCGGGCTGATCGTGGAGCTCGGCTACCGGTACCGGAAGGTGCCCGACGAGCTGGTCGCGGCGTGCCGTGCCCGGGGCGTGCCGCTGGTCGAGCTGGCCCGTGGCGTCCGGTTCATCGACGTCACGCAGACGGTGCACGCGCTCATCCTCGACGCCCAGGGGGCCCTGCTGCGTCGCGGGAGGGAGATCCAGGACATCTTCACCGCCCTGACGCTGCGGGGCGCGGACCCCGAGGAGCTGGTGCGCACCACCGCGGAGCTGACCGGAGCCCCCGTGGTGCTGGAGGATCTCACCCACCGGGTCCTGATGTGCGAGCTGCTCGGCCGGCCGTACGAGCCGGTGGTGTCGGCCTGGTCGCGGCGTTCGCGGGCCGCCCCGACGCCGGAGAGGATCACTCCGAGCGGCCCGGAGGGATGGCTGATCGCGCCGGTGCAGGACCACCACGGGCTGTGGGGGCGTCTGGTCCTGCTGGAGGGCCGGCTGAACCCCGAGCCCGACCCGGAACACGTCCTGGTGCTGGAGCATGCGGCGGTCGCGCTGACCATGGCGCGCCTGGCCGGGCCGGCCTGGTGGGAGCGCCGGGCCCACCGTTCCGTCCTGCGGGACCTGTACCAAAGACGTTTCCGCTCCCCCGCGGACGCGCGCGCCCGCGCCGAGGCACTGGGGCTCCCGGCCCTCGGGCACCGGCTCTTCGCCCTGGTCATCCGCCACACGTACACCGGCACCGAGAGTGAGCACCTCGACGAACGGATCGCGAAGGCGCTCGCGCAGACCGGCGTCCGCGCCCTGGTCGGCGAGACGGCCCCGGGCCGGATCGGCGTCCTGCTGGCACTGGCACAGGCGAGCGCCTGGCAGCCGGTCGCCGAGCGGATCGGCCGTCTGAGCCGGGAGGAGCTCGGACCGGAGGCCGTCGTCGCCGTCGGCCCCGGAGTGACCGACCTCGCCGGGATCGCCCGGTCGTGGCAGGAGGCGGAGCAGACGGCCGAGGCCATCACACCGGTCTCTCCGGAGCGGTGGTTCTACGTCCCCGCCGACGTACGGCTGCCGGAGTTGCTGGGCGTCCTGCGCGAGGACACCCGCCTGCAGCGGTACGCGGAACGGCAACTCACCCGCCTCATCGAGCACGACGACCGCAACAACGGCGACCTGCTCCCGGCCCTGCGCGCCTACCTGGCGGCGGCCGGGAACAAGTCGGTCGCGGCGAAACGCGCCGGCATGTCCCGGCAGGCCTACTACCAGCGCCTCCACACCATCGAACGGCTCCTCGGCTGCGACCTGGAATCAGGCCTTCAGCGCACGTCCCTGCACGTCGCGGTCCTGGTCCTGGACGCAACCGAAGCAGACGTTCCCGGGGCGTAA
- a CDS encoding ABC transporter substrate-binding protein, producing MEDHRIGRRTVLRTAGALTAATAMTGCSTLMGSSEGRGSGGGKKGLVVSNSGGAYNDALTKAIYEPFAKETGITVTTVNYQSAQIIAQVKQGRPQVDLMDNTLLNFQKMTRLECLEPVDYDRLKSVKGAGIAENQLPEHAVGKNVWASLMAYRTDSLKRTPKGWADFWNTDAFAGPRSLQSAETDYPELEFALLADGVPLDKLYPLDVDRAFKSMSRIRGGVKKFWNSGAMPAVLLGRKEVVATSLWSGRADELIKQGMPVAYQWNGARRLTNGWGIPKGADKTDAAYKLIDFSLRPEVQAAFSKLFPHGPVVPGAIKLLPDDALAALPTSPQNLKTGFDTDVAWWDKNLEAVTKRWQEWANA from the coding sequence ATGGAAGACCACCGGATAGGACGCAGAACCGTACTCCGCACCGCAGGGGCTCTCACCGCAGCCACCGCGATGACCGGGTGCAGCACCCTCATGGGCAGCAGCGAAGGCCGCGGCTCGGGCGGCGGCAAGAAGGGGCTCGTCGTCAGCAACAGCGGCGGCGCCTACAACGACGCTCTGACCAAGGCGATCTACGAGCCGTTCGCCAAGGAGACCGGCATCACGGTCACCACGGTCAACTACCAGTCCGCGCAGATCATCGCTCAGGTCAAGCAGGGCCGTCCGCAGGTCGACCTGATGGACAACACCCTGCTGAACTTCCAGAAGATGACCCGCCTGGAGTGTCTGGAGCCGGTGGACTACGACCGGCTCAAGAGCGTCAAGGGCGCCGGGATCGCGGAGAACCAGCTGCCGGAACACGCGGTCGGCAAGAACGTCTGGGCGAGCCTGATGGCGTACCGCACGGACAGCCTCAAGCGCACACCGAAGGGCTGGGCCGACTTCTGGAACACCGACGCCTTCGCCGGTCCGCGCTCGTTGCAGAGCGCTGAAACGGACTACCCGGAGCTGGAGTTCGCGCTGCTGGCCGACGGCGTGCCGCTGGACAAGCTGTACCCGCTGGATGTGGACCGGGCGTTCAAGTCGATGTCGAGGATCCGCGGCGGCGTGAAGAAGTTCTGGAACTCCGGCGCCATGCCGGCCGTCCTGCTGGGCCGCAAGGAGGTCGTCGCCACCAGCCTGTGGAGCGGCCGCGCGGACGAGCTGATCAAACAGGGCATGCCGGTCGCCTACCAGTGGAACGGCGCCCGCCGGCTCACCAACGGCTGGGGCATCCCCAAGGGTGCGGACAAGACGGACGCGGCCTACAAACTGATCGACTTCTCGCTGCGTCCCGAGGTGCAGGCGGCGTTCTCCAAGCTCTTCCCGCACGGTCCGGTCGTTCCCGGCGCCATCAAGCTGCTTCCGGACGATGCGCTCGCCGCGCTGCCGACCTCGCCGCAGAACCTGAAGACCGGGTTCGACACCGACGTGGCCTGGTGGGACAAGAACCTGGAGGCCGTGACCAAGCGCTGGCAGGAGTGGGCCAATGCCTGA